A genome region from Trichoderma asperellum chromosome 7, complete sequence includes the following:
- a CDS encoding uncharacterized protein (TransMembrane:8 (o20-41i53-74o94-115i210-231o237-259i271-291o311-330i342-361o)), translating to MADTLDNCNGELVDLKNRGLRIGAIFIVMAAAMFGAFAPILLARQQKMHVPKFTFFICKYVGTGVIIATAWMHLLDPAIDNLSDPCLAPRLGDYPWALCISLMTVMVMFFVELLAARIGGDEDEHSHSIGSDSDSGPTLKAAAHRKSTEKEAIAEACPHDLERGVLRGPDPTTIPGLPDDVSYPPGGEDHLAHGHEHEDSDSHGGLAGQLTAIFILEFGVVFHSVFIGLTLGTTDDLVVLLVVLVFHQMFEGLGLGSRLATAPWPKDKGWLPYLLGFAFAISTPIGTAAGIGARPNNANTQKLVNGIFDSISAGILMYTGLVELLAHEFMFNPHMRKAPLKIQLFAFGCVAFGVAIMSLLAKWA from the coding sequence ATGGCAGACACATTGGATAACTGCAATGGAGAACTTGTCGATCTCAAAAACCGTGGCCTGCGTATCGGCGCCATCTTCATAGTcatggcagcggcaatgTTTGGCGCATTCGCACCAATCCTCCTCGCCCGACAGCAAAAGATGCACGTACCCAAATTCacattcttcatctgcaaATATGTCGGCACCGGCGTGATTATCGCAACTGCGTGGATGCATCTATTAGACCCAGCAATAGACAATCTGTCAGACCCTTGCCTTGCTCCTCGGTTGGGCGACTACCCTTGGGCTCTATGCATCAGTTTAATGACAGTCATGGTCATGTTCTTTGTTGAGCTCCTTGCTGCAAGAATCGGAGGGGACGAGGATGAGCATAGCCACTCGATTGGCTCCGACAGCGATTCCGGCCCGACTCTCAAAGCAGCGGCTCACAGGAAATCAACCGAAAAGGAAGCCATCGCAGAAGCCTGCCCGCACGATCTTGAGAGGGGCGTCCTGCGTGGGCCAGATCCGACAACTATTCCCGGCCTTCCCGACGATGTGAGCTATCCTCCTGGAGGAGAGGATCACCTCGCCCACGGCCATGAGCATGAAGACAGCGACTCACATGGTGGCCTAGCAGGTCAACTCacggccatcttcatccttgaGTTTGGTGTTGTTTTCCACAGCGTATTCATTGGCCTTACGCTCGGTACCACGGATGACCTCGTCGTTCTACTCGTCGTACTAGTCTTTCATCAAATGTTTGAAGGCCTTGGTCTGGGATCTCGATTGGCAACAGCCCCCTGGCCTAAGGATAAAGGGTGGCTGCCATACCTCCTCGGCTTCGCCTTTGCCATCTCAACCCCGATTGGAACGGCCGCTGGAATAGGCGCGAGACCCAACAACGCCAACACTCAGAAGCTTGTTAACGGCATCTTCGACTCCATCAGCGCTGGTATCCTCATGTACACGGGCCTGGTTGAGCTCTTGGCGCATGAATTCATGTTCAACCCCCATATGCGAAAAGCACCATTGAAGATTCAGCTGTTTGCTTTTGGCTGCGTAGCATTTGGAGTGGCCATCATGTCTCTATTAGCGAAATGGGCGTAA
- a CDS encoding uncharacterized protein (EggNog:ENOG41), which yields MQNCKAPLRNILARNTRTLKPTSLRPLATIPTRNMSLFQRNFYSPDTSFTPLFRLLEDFDNYSRQGDGTVQGRRTGLAHWQPKFDVRETDTAYELHGELPGMSKENVNIEFTDSQTLLVKGKVERTYTSGTPPAGAIEGNTTGGAIEDKPSSHKATVEDATEGEGEVAKSSEENKPADSAKYWLTERSVGEFSRTFSFPTRVDQDNVSANFKDGILNIAVPKAAKHEPRRIAIN from the coding sequence ATGCAAAACTGCAAAGCACCTCTTCGCAACATACTCGCTCGCAATACTCGCACTCTCAAGCCAACTTCTCTAAGACCGCTCGCCACAATACCAACTCGCAACATGTCTCTCTTCCAGCGCAACTTTTACTCTCCCGACACCTCCTTCACCCCTCTCTTCCGCCTTCTCGAGGATTTTGACAACTACTCTCGACAAGGCGATGGCACCGTCCAAGGTCGCCGCACCGGCCTCGCCCACTGGCAGCCCAAGTTCGATGTGCGCGAGACCGACACTGCTTATGAGCTCCACGGCGAACTGCCCGGCATGAGCAAGGAAAACGTCAACATTGAGTTCACCGACTCGCAGACCCTGCTTGTCAAGGGCAAAGTCGAGAGGACCTATACCTCAGGCACTCCTCCTGCCGGCGCCATAGAGGGCAACACCACCGGAGGAGCCATCGAGGACAAGCCATCTTCTCACAAGGCGACCGTCGAGGACGCAACCGAAGGCGAGGGCGAAGTCGCAAAGTCCTCTGAGGAAAACAAGCCTGCCGACTCTGCCAAGTACTGGCTCACCGAGCGCAGCGTTGGCGAGTTTTCACGCACCTTTAGCTTCCCTACTCGCGTCGACCAGGACAACGTGTCGGCCAATTTCAAAGATGGCATCCTGAACATTGCTGTTCCCAAGGCTGCTAAGCACGAGCCACGACGCATTGCTATCAACTAA
- a CDS encoding uncharacterized protein (EggNog:ENOG41) yields the protein MQQLRWLIGMSRNDSAKSKMQRSPIGHRAVSQSPTSPRHSDTCILTLDLSGFDSPTPATPTLTTPTAGASRYVNSTVYFEEADAALDHNVGANAIYDPMADSHNRSCLKALQTTDPRKDKERIEKSNGGLFRDSCLWILDNVEFKQWRSHPRSNLFWIKGDPGKGKTMLLSSIIDELSSTAESGQQEACTLSYFFCQASDLRTNNAGAVLRGLIYMLADCQPVLLSHARKRYDHVGDQLFTDSNSLEALSKIFSAIVQDRRLNDTYVIIDALDECIRDREFLIDLITQLSATNSKIKWLVSSRNLPSIEEGFTMAQKLEVSLELNEKFISTALGIYVQHKVAELAKVKGYTEDMQAAIHHYLYSNASNSFLWVALVCQDLAKIPMQSNILLNLTEFPARLDALYTYMLDQICGSDMSKLCLHMLAITSVVYRPITVGELSCFVDMVDGALDEKILIQAMGLCSSFLTIYERTILFVHQSAKDFLVGNATDTVFTSGMEQIHYTIFSQSLQVLSKTLRRDIYGLDAPGFPIDQIKLPGPDPLAAARYACVYWVKHLVDSIKLVRQHGDLHDGGTVDTFLRTKYLYWLESLSLLNSLPEGVLSISKLQHLLQEKANAPYFLEIQSDNTHGKANKNQLADLVRYAHRFIKDHMASFQSSPLQVYISALVFSPPDGLIKNLFTHEEPGWIVTKPNADDEEWIPGIQTLKGHGEQIYSMVFSPDGVWLASVSVDGTVQIWNLETGYCQQTLRVHRDSVYSVAFLPNSSTLIISGMEDNSIQVWDTVTNQMLQTLKGHGDTIRAIDFSPSNNDLLASGSWDHTVRIWDLATSSCLQTLQGHDGDVCAIAFSPDGVRLASGSSDRTIKVWDPVNGFCLHTLYRHNVASTAIAFTPDGTKLVSALSNDGVAIWDLATGQCLHTVFVGTPLRKLTFDVTGSFLHTDRGTISLDFLSSQATGLEPYMRGYWISPDNQWIKQKSDNLLWLPPDYRSTSSALSRAPLMSLIALGSSSGRILILRLLGSSDPHC from the coding sequence ATGCAGCAGCTAAGATGGCTCATCGGTATGAGCAGAAACGACTCAGCGAAGTCAAAGATGCAGCGGAGCCCCATCGGACATCGTGCCGTTTCCCAATCACCAACTTCACCTCGGCATAGTGATACTTGTATCCTGACGTTGGATTTGTCGGGCTTTGACAGTCCAACTCCTGCCACACCAACACTCACAACACCAACAGCGGGTGCTTCTAGATACGTCAATTCAACAGTATATTTCGAAGAAGCAGATGCGGCCCTCGATCACAATGTTGGCGCCAATGCTATCTACGACCCAATGGCAGATTCTCACAATCGAAGCTGTCTGAAAGCTCTCCAGACTACAGATCCCCGCAAGGATAAGGAGCGCATTGAGAAATCCAACGGCGGCTTGTTTCGCGACTCATGTTTATGGATTCTGGATAACGTCGAATTTAAGCAATGGCGCAGTCATCCAAGGAGCAACCTATTCTGGATAAAGGGCGACCCTGGCAAAGGCAAGACCATGCTGCTATCCAGTATCATCGACGAACTTAGTTCCACGGCAGAATCGGGACAGCAAGAAGCTTGCACACTATCTTATTTCTTCTGCCAGGCTTCAGATTTGCGCACCAATAATGCTGGAGCCGTGTTACGCGGTCTGATCTACATGCTAGCTGACTGTCAACCTGTACTTCTGTCACATGCGCGGAAGAGATACGACCATGTTGGGGATCAGCTCTTCACAGACTCGAATTCTTTGGAAGCCTTGTCCAAGATATTTTCAGCCATCGTACAAGATAGGCGCCTAAATGATACCTACGTTATCATTGATGCACTGGATGAGTGTATTAGAGATCGAGAATTTCTCATTGATCTTATTACCCAGCTATCAGCAACGAATTCGAAGATCAAATGGCTCGTATCCAGCCGCAATTTGCCAAGTATTGAGGAGGGCTTCACCATGGCCCAGAAACTAGAAGTATCTCTCGAGCTGAACGAAAAGTTCATTTCCACAGCTCTTGGTATATACGTCCAGCACAAAGTTGCCGAATTAGCGAAGGTGAAAGGGTATACCGAAGATATGCAAGCTGCGATTCATCACTATCTGTATTCGAACGCAAGCAATTCTTTCCTCTGGGTGGCCTTGGTTTGCCAAGATCTTGCCAAGATTCCCATGCAATCGAATATTCTCTTAAATCTCACAGAGTTTCCGGCTAGGCTGGACGCCTTATACACCTATATGCTAGACCAGATATGTGGTTCAGATATGTCTAAGCTTTGTTTACATATGTTAGCCATCACATCAGTTGTATACCGGCCAATCACGGTGGGTGAGCTGTCATGCTTCGTTGACATGGTTGATGGTGCGTTGGATGAGAAAATTTTGATACAGGCTATGGGGCTCTGCAGTTCGTTTCTAACCATTTATGAACGAACCATCTTATTCGTCCATCAGTCTGCAAAAGATTTCTTGGTTGGAAACGCAACCGATACGGTGTTCACGTCCGGCATGGAACAGATACACTACACAATATTCTCGCAATCCCTTCAAGTTTTATCAAAAACACTGCGACGCGACATCTATGGCCTTGATGCCCCTGGATTTCCAATCGACCAAATAAAACTACCTGGCCCAGACCCACTGGCAGCAGCGAGGTACGCGTGCGTTTATTGGGTCAAACACCTTGTAGACTCCATAAAGCTTGTTAGGCAACATGGTGATCTTCACGACGGCGGCACAGTGGACACGTTCTTGAGAACAAAATATCTATACTGGCTTGAGTCTCTGAGTCTTCTTAACAGCTTGCCCGAAGGGGTGCTCTCAATATCTAAGCTGCAACATTTACTCCAAGAGAAAGCCAATGCGCCCTATTTTCTCGAGATTCAATCCGACAACACCCATGGAAAGGCAAATAAGAATCAGTTGGCAGATCTGGTACGATATGCGCatagatttattaaagaccACATGGCATCGTTCCAAAGCAGTCCACTGCAGGTATATATTTCAGCGCTTGTGTTCAGTCCGCCTGATGGTCTTATAAAGAATCTTTTTACGCATGAGGAGCCTGGGTGGATCGTCACGAAACCTAATGCAGACGATGAAGAATGGATACCAGGCATACAGACACTAAAAGGACATGGAGAACAAATTTACAGCATGGTCTTCTCACCAGATGGCGTATGGCTTGCATCGGTGTCAGTTGATGGCACTGTCCAAATCTGGAATCTCGAAACCGGCTATTGTCAGCAAACGCTCCGCGTCCACAGAGATTCCGTCTATTCCGTTGCTTTTCTGCCAAACAGCAGCACGTTAATCATCTCAGGAATGGAAGACAACTCCATCCAGGTCTGGGACACAGTCACAAACCAGATGTTGCAGACTCTCAAGGGCCATGGCGATACCATCCGTGCCATTGACTTTTCACCAAGCAACAACGACTTGCTTGCGTCTGGATCGTGGGATCACACTGTCCGGATCTGGGACCTAGCAACAAGCAGTTGTCTGCAAACGCTTCAGGGCCACGATGGCGACGTCTGCGCCATCGCCTTCTCGCCAGATGGAGTCCGGCTTGCATCGGGATCATCCGACCGCACCATCAAGGTCTGGGACCCGGTCAATGGCTTTTGCCTTCACACGCTCTACCGGCACAACGTCGCCTCGACAGCCATCGCCTTTACACCCGATGGAACCAAGCTTGTATCAGCGCTAAGCAATGATGGTGTCGCAATCTGGGACTTGGCAACAGGCCAATGCCTGCATACAGTATTCGTTGGCACTCCACTTCGAAAATTGACTTTTGACGTGACAGGCTCGTTTCTGCACACGGATAGGGGTACGATTAGTCTTGACTTCCTCTCGAGCCAAGCAACCGGTTTGGAGCCGTATATGCGAGGTTACTGGATAAGTCCAGACAACCAGTGGATCAAGCAGAAGTCTGACAACCTTCTCTGGCTACCGCCCGATTATCGGAGTACTAGTTCTGCTTTGTCGCGAGCACCGTTGATGTCATTGATTGCTCTCGGCTCATCGTCAGGACGCATACTGATATTGCGACTCTTGGGCTCAAGTGATCCTCACTGCTAG
- a CDS encoding uncharacterized protein (EggNog:ENOG41~TransMembrane:3 (i20-43o63-82i103-125o)) has protein sequence MASSMAKTSSRGRRIPSSLIPVVSTSLNVGMALGAWITVIPFANVAYPGPAVAVWFKDFFKPGFIGITSLSAVTIASGIRSARTRDLSGTAEGQAKAKTASRWAITGLAFTLIHFGFGNSVLAIMDRILANPELAQGEMAGWIKLHTVRTLTTDVPAWLCFVAALLSEL, from the exons ATGGCATCCAGCATGGCAAAAACTTCATCCAGGGGCCGCAGGATCCCATCCTCTCTGATTCCAGTTGTGTCGACGTCTCTCAATGTCGGCATGGCTCTTGGTGCCTGGATAACAGTCATCCCATTCGCAAACGTCGCGTATCCAGGTCCTGCGGTTGCCGTCTGGTTCAAGGACTTTTTCAAGCCGGGCTTTATTGGAATCACGTCTCTCAGTGCAGTGACCATTGCATCCGGAATTCGATCAGCTCGTACTCGGGATCTTTCGGGGACAGCAGAGGGtcaggccaaggccaagacagCCTCGCGGTGGGCGATTACAGGACTTGCGTTTACGCTTATTCATTTCGGGTTCGGGAATTCG GTACTCGCAATCATGGATCGGATTCTTGCCAATCCGGAATTGGCTCAAGGGGAAATGGCTGGCTGGATCAAGCTACATACGGTGAGAACGCTGACAACTGATGTGCCAGCCTGGCTGTGCTTTGTTGCAGCCTTGTTGTCTGAGCTATAG
- a CDS encoding uncharacterized protein (EggNog:ENOG41~TransMembrane:2 (o50-70i331-348o)) produces the protein MLILAICCSTTHTWTRYDDAKGLFDCAENANSQTSGWLKTALDMIHHVHLAAHASLTCIQGIVIVFFMLCSLEGISPRARVLHTQAVAMAQTIGLHAIDSPNAGIHLDWLNNSRILAEVGRRTWWNLTDTDWMISRLSVPQGGSSIIQASQMAVRWPCNANDEDIVDEQEIVDRPLEEATSVSYLLERSRLAMLFYKLGDFDRPINSTSEEAGYLKVMEADMKLRQFMRELPSFFRLENSDSVSKLPSRDSRHSSNITTQRYLLNMIFYGQICKLHLPYMARGTVNPGFAYSHDSCLKAAQQIIYIEHQMRAENSTFILFRQRMNIKFRSIFIACVVFVLDGCLANGAEGETMETDATMADAWKILHEAKGQSPMASELLQLSIEILKKYKATHPALEMIQTEILSEETSSLIEESLSGKDDAGNSNTPGGPEPLQGGIEMDDAGLEKLWLALQGRSREWSDLFCGFSPLHV, from the exons ATGCTTATCCTGGCGATATGTTGCAGCACTACGCATACATGGACTCGTTATGACGACGCAAAGGGTCTATTTGACTGCGCAGAAAATGCAAACTCACAGACTTCAGGGTGGCTTAAGACAGCGCTAGATATGATTCATCATGTCCATCTAGCAGCACATGCATCATTGACATGCATACAAGGCATCGTAATTGTATTTTTCATGCTGTGTAGCTTAGAAGGCATCTCGCCGCGGGCTCGAGTGCTTCATACTCAAGCAGTTGCAATGGCCCAAACGATTGGACTACATGCTATCGATTCTCCAAACGCCGGTATTCATTTAGATTGGCTCAATAATTCTCGTATTCTAGCGGAAGTTGGGCGCAGGACATGGTGGAACCTTACAGATACAGACTG GATGATTTCGAGATTGTCGGTTCCTCAGGGAGGTTCTTCCATAATCCAAGCAAGCCAGATGGCGGTGCGATGGCCTTGTAACGCAAACGATGAAGATATTGTCGATGAACAAGAAATTGTTGATCGCCCGCTCGAGGAAGCAACCTCCGTCTCATATCTTCTCGAACGGTCTCGTCTAGCaatgctattttataaactcgGAGACTTTGACAGGCCCATCAATTCTACCTCGGAAGAAGCAGGGTACCTGAAAGTCATGGAAGCAGACATGAAGTTGCGGCAGTTCATGAGGGAGTTACCCTCGTTTTTCCGGCTTGAAAATAGCGACAGCGTTTCCAAATTGCCTAGTCGGGACTCTCGGCATTCATCAAATATCACAACTCAAAGATACCTGCTCAACATGATATTTTACGGGCAAATCTGCAAGCTTCACTTGCCATACATGGCGCGAGGCACAGTAAACCCCGGATTTGCATATTCTCACGATTCTTGTCTCAAGGCAGCACAGCAAATCATCTACATAGAACACCAGATGAGAGCTGAAAACTCGACATTCATCTTATTCCGCCAGCGCATGAACATCAAGTTTcgcagcatcttcatcgcaTGCGTGGTCTTTGTTCTAGATGGATGTCTAGCCAATGGTGCCGAAGGCGAGACGATGGAAACCGATGCAACAATGGCGGATGCGTGGAAGATTTTGCATGAAGCAAAAGGGCAATCGCCCATGGCATCTGAGCTGTTGCAGCTCTCGATAGAAATTTTGAAAAAATACAAGGCGACGCATCCTGCTTTGGAAATGATACAAACGGAGATTCTTAGCGAGGAAACTTCATCATTGATAGAAGAGAGTTTAAGTGGTAAAGACGATGCTGGGAATAGCAACACACCGGGTGGGCCGGAGCCCCTGCAAGGAGGAATAGAAATGGATGATGCTGGCTTGGAGAAGCTCTGGCTGGCGCTTCAAGGCCGCAGCAGAGAATGGAGTGATTTGTTTTGCGGATTCAGCCCTCTCCATGTATAA
- a CDS encoding uncharacterized protein (BUSCO:EOG092D2GBR) — protein sequence MRSFMDYVHSAFYEATGWRRDNSYAALNSTTDALLNFSTPRGLRLTLSALASPNFATSYQLGSVGVVDGSISYLFSSVPLRVLLTPQSENVPLPDLLRSYRHLTPVARRDDASLRLPDDKDKVNESLLYGRLYLPQSQLEALLVRRLSPALQAQFSAVSGQHLRNGGTALGLVQYDVGRYALEGLASTDGGLLGFRGVYNFGGDLSSKKHTHHPASSSTAENGNGHGSGNGDKERIYGRFSTGGEIYYGTLNKSGGISIGARFATLPDHKGTPLSATLTLNPLMGNIAASYAVMAGKDCSLATRMEFNFFSYESSWAVGMELWRKPFAAAVAEAETPFAGAAPEKKTAQKLPSVAKASTIQPDGKVIDPKNTTGVISTPAPVPSPAERSFNAKLEWRLDEPEKPAEKPVEKKTGPKPNGGSVHSKQKAKKTLPKAVAVQPIEKIEKEVLEETEEKEEYAGVVKARLDQNLRLGVLWEGRVKSLLFSLGSGIDLRMMNKPFRTLGLEIQFSS from the exons ATGCGCTCGTTCATGGACTATGTCCACAGTGCTTTCTACGAGGCTACCGGGTGGAGGCGTGACAACTCGTATGCTGCGCTGAATTCGACAACCGACG CTCTCTTGAACTTCAGCACTCCTCGAGGTCTACGTCTCACCCTCTCAGCTCTCGCCAGCCCGAATTTCGCTACATCCTATCAATTGGGCTCAGTCGGTGTGGTTGATGGCTCCATCAGTTACTTATTCTCCTCCGTTCCTCTGCGAGTACTCTTGACGCCTCAGTCTGAAAACGTCCCGCTGCCAGATCTTCTTCGATCCTACCGCCACTTAACGCCTGTCGCTCGACGAGATGACGCTTCACTGAGACTCCCGGAtgacaaggacaaggtcaACGAGTCACTGCTATACGGCCGGCTCTACCTCCCACAGTCGCAGCTAGAGGCCCTGTTGGTACGGCGGCTATCTCCGGCTTTACAGGCACAATTCAGTGCTGTGTCGGGCCAACACCTTAGAAACGGGGGCACGGCTCTGGGTTTAGTCCAATACGATGTTGGAAGGTATGCGCTTGAGGGATTGGCCTCCACAGATGGCGGATTGTTAGGCTTCAGAGGAGTCTACAACTTCGGGGGCGACCTGAGCAGCAAGAAACACACCCATCACCCAGCTTCGTCATCTACTGCAGAGAATGGAAATGGGCATGGCAGTGGCAACGGAGATAAAGAGAGGATATATGGGCGCTTCAGCACCGGAGGAGAAATATACTATGGCACACTCAACAAGTCTGGTGGCATAAGCATAGGGGCGAGGTTTGCCACTTTGCCGGACCATAAGGGGACGCCACTGTCTGCTACGCTCACGCTGAACCCGCTCATGGGCAACATTGCGGCGAGCTACGCGGTCATGGCTGGAAAGGATTGCAGTCTTGCAACAAGAATGGAATTCAACTTCTTTAGCTATGAGAGCTCATGGGCTGTGGGTATGGAACTGTGGAGGAAGccctttgctgctgcagttgcagaagcagagactCCTTTTGCAGGCGCCGCTcctgagaagaagacggcTCAAAAGTTGCCCTCAGTTGCCAAAGCATCTACTATCCAGCCTGATGGAAAGGTGATTGACCCGAAAAATACGACCGGAGTTATATCAACGCCAGCTCCAGTACCATCACCAGCTGAACGCAGTTTCAACGCGAAACTAGAGTGGAGGCTGGATGAACCAGAAAAGCCGGCGGAGAAACCGGTGGAAAAGAAGACGGGACCGAAACCAAATGGTGGCAGTGTTCATTCCAAGCAAAAAGCTAAGAAGACTCTCCCCAAGGCAGTGGCAGTGCAACCCATTGAAAAGATAGAAAAGGAAGTTCTGGAAGAAACtgaggagaaagaggagtATGCTGGAGTAGTGAAGGCGAGGCTAGACCAGAATCTCCGACTTGGAGTGCTGTGGGAAGGACGCGTAAAATCGCTACTGTTTAGTCTCGGCAGTGGGATTGATCTGAGGATGATGAACAAACCATTCCGAACCCTTGGTCTGGAGATTCAATTTTCCTCGTGA